Proteins found in one Cryptosporangium phraense genomic segment:
- a CDS encoding SigE family RNA polymerase sigma factor, with protein MPEPDGFEQFVAERSAALTRYGYVLAGNPHDAADLVQEALIRLRGAWGRVRKRDDPEAYVRTTMARLHVSWWRKRRRERLVDAVPDQWAVDPGITRAEEDIGVWDALGAVPPRQRTVLVLRYYEGLGDDVIADRLRISEGTVRSQALRGLRTLRAHLEAPGGPLTPDVRDPDVQGPDILTTDWRRHA; from the coding sequence ATGCCGGAGCCCGACGGGTTCGAACAGTTCGTCGCCGAACGCTCCGCCGCGCTCACCCGGTACGGGTACGTCCTGGCCGGCAATCCGCACGACGCCGCTGACCTGGTCCAGGAGGCCCTGATCCGGTTACGCGGGGCCTGGGGCCGGGTGCGCAAGCGCGACGACCCGGAAGCGTACGTCCGCACCACGATGGCGCGGCTGCACGTCAGCTGGTGGCGGAAACGTCGCCGGGAACGGCTCGTCGACGCGGTGCCCGATCAATGGGCCGTCGATCCCGGCATCACCCGCGCCGAGGAGGACATCGGGGTCTGGGACGCGCTCGGCGCGGTGCCGCCGCGCCAGCGGACCGTCCTCGTGCTGCGCTACTACGAGGGTCTCGGCGACGACGTGATCGCCGACCGGCTGCGCATCAGCGAGGGCACCGTGCGCAGCCAGGCGCTCCGCGGGCTGCGCACGCTCCGCGCCCACCTCGAGGCCCCGGGCGGCCCGCTCACCCCCGACGTCCGTGACCCCGACGTCCAAGGCCCCGACATCCTCACGACCGACTGGAGGCGACATGCCTGA